A single window of Anomaloglossus baeobatrachus isolate aAnoBae1 chromosome 5, aAnoBae1.hap1, whole genome shotgun sequence DNA harbors:
- the LOC142311100 gene encoding uncharacterized protein LOC142311100 has protein sequence MEEWEYVEGHKDQYEDIITMEKQQSYMYSDESSKEETAESCSSPLYSKDFLEEIQGFPLNHQVTNVSDVNEEETFVRVTQLSKKEHSLTDFNTDDCTINMEHFLFYPVDEEKHKNIIEDNSEEYTTTITSTNISSVLQNRNLSNDSANHEEPSTRQSQIVKQNIGKKEDKIFPCSVCGKQFKKKCILSMHERIHRDERPFSCSECGRAFRQRSDLAVHERRHRGEKPYSCSVCGKCLTRKSYLIQHLRTHTGEKPFTCSECGKGLTRKSLLIKHQRTHTGEKPFSCPECGKRFTQKYDVVKHQLIHTGEKPFSCSECGKFFTQKSALGLHQRTHTGEKPYLCSECGRGFTRKMILIEHQKTHTGEKPFSCPICGKCFSQKSDVVSHKLIHTGEKPFSCSECGKCYNHRSTLSQHKKHIHVKGETSANVLPKMQYSREVN, from the exons atggaggagtgggaataTGTCGAAGGACACAAGGATCAgtatgaggacattattactatgGAAAAGCAACAGAGTTATATGTATTCAG ATGAATCCAGTAAGGAAGAAACAGCCGAGAGTTGCTCTAGTCCTCTATATTCCAAGGATTTTCTGGAGGAAATTCAAGGTTTCCCACTGAATCATCAG GTTACAAATGTGAGCGACGTAAATGAAGAAGAGACATTTGTGCGTGTAACCCAGCTGTCTAAGAAGGAACACAGTCTTACAGATTTCAACACCG ATGACTGTACTATAAATATGGAACATTTCCTTTTTTATCCCGTTGATGAAGAAAAGCATAAAAATATAATAGAAGATAACAGTGAAGAATATACCACAACaattacttctacaaatatatcCTCAGTTCTTCAGAACAGAAATCTTTCCAATGATTCCGCTAACCATGAGGAACCTTCTACTCGTCAATCACAGATTGTTAAAcagaatataggaaaaaaagaggaTAAAATATTTCCATGTTCAGTGTGTGGAAAGCAATTTAAAaagaaatgtattttatctatgcaTGAAAGAATTCACAGAGAtgagaggccattttcatgctcagaatgtgggagagCTTTTCGCCAGAGATCAGATCTTGCTGTACATGAAAGAAGGCAtagaggggagaagccatattcatgttctgtaTGTGGAAAATGTTTAACAAGAAAATCATATCTTATTCAACACCTAAgaacacacacaggggagaagccgtttacttgttctgaatgtggaaaaggtTTAACAAGAAAATCACTTCTCATTAAACATCAGAGAacgcacacaggggaaaagccgttttcttgtccagaatgtgggaaacgttttacaCAGAAGTATGATGTCGTTAAACATCAGCTAATCCATactggggagaaaccattttcatgttctgaatgtggaaaattttTTACCCAGAAATCAGCCCTAGGtttacaccagagaactcacacaggagagaagccatatttatgttctgaatgtgggagagGTTTTACAAGGAAAATGATTCTTATTgaacatcaaaaaactcacacaggtgagaagccattttcatgtccaatatgtgggaaatgttttagccagAAGTCCGATGTTGTAAGTCATAAGTTAatccatacaggggagaagccattttcatgttcagaatgtgggaaatgttataatcATCGTTCAACTCTTTCTCAGCATAAAAAGCACATTCATGTTAAGGGTGAGACTTCAGCAAATGTTTTACCTAAGATGCAGTACTCCAGGGAAGTCAATTAA